The following nucleotide sequence is from Zingiber officinale cultivar Zhangliang chromosome 10A, Zo_v1.1, whole genome shotgun sequence.
atctgataggactcgTCATCAACTTgaaagatattcttttctcttgtctgacaacgGTGATGTtgtgctagttggtctcaacgagcctacatcttatcaggaagctgtacagggccaGATTATGAaaaatggttagaggccatgagatccgaaatggaatccatgtatactaaccaagtatggactttggttgatcctcctgaagggatcaaatccattgggtgtaagtgagttttcaaaatgaagactgacatggatgggtatgtgcatacctataaaggtagattggtggctaaacgattcaagcagattcatggtatagactatgatgaaaccttttcactagTTGCGATGctaaagtccattcggatcatgcttgctattgctgcttactatgattatgagatctgacagatagatgtcaaaatcatatttcttaatagaaatctactcgaggatgtgtacatgacacaacttgaggggtTTGTAGATTCAGAGCATGTTgaaaaggtatgtaagttgcaacgATCTATATATAGATTAAAGCAAGCttttagaagctggaatcttcgattcgatgatgcgatcaaagcgtttggtttcattaagaatgaaaatgaaccttgtgtctacaagaagattagtggaagcacagtcatctttcttatattgcatgtagatgacatacttctcattggaaatgatatccctacttttCAGTCAGTGAAGAGATagcttgggaattgtttctcaatgaaggatttaggtgaaacagcctacattttaggcatcaagatctatatatatagatctaagagattgtttggtctaagtcagagtacatatattgacaaggtgcttaaatgttTTGCCATGCAacattccaagaagggattcctgccgatgtcacatggtgtgagtctttcgaacactcaatgcccttcttctaaggaagaaagggaccgcatgtatcagattccttatgcatctgctctagggtctatcatgtacgccatactttgtactcgcccagatgtctcgtatgcattaagcatgacgagcagatatcagtcagatccaggtgaaggttactggacaacagtcaagaatattcttaagtacttgagaagaactcaagattatttcttgatctttggaggcgatgaagagtttgctgtaaagggttacattgatgctagcttccaaacagaTAAGGGTAATTACAGATCtcagtcagggtatgtattttgtttaaatggtggtgctgtgagctggaagagttcaaagaaggatacagtcgctgattctacaatagaggccgagtatattattGCTTCAGCTGCAGCAAATGAGGCAATTTGGATTAGGAAGTTTATTGCCGAGCTTGGCATTGTTCCTAGTATACCGAACCCAATAGATCTCTATTATGATAACAATGGGGCAattgcataggctaaggaacctcgttcTCACTATagatccaaacatatactacgacaattccatctcatttgagagattatcgatagaggagatgtgaggatatgcagagtaccgaccgatgctaacattgcggatcccttgactaaggctttggcatagaggaagcacGTGGTCATACTATGtcactgggtattagatatttcagtgattgacactagtgctagtgggaaattgttagtattagccctagtaccaattatgagatgattgtaaaaggttccttttgtatcatatttttaaaaaaaaccaaagttgattattatatttatttcaatttagtgccgaatgaataagtataataatatattagagtaggaggttctaatttacaatatatcaattggttgaattgatagtgagatattgtaaatATACATAGAAtattactcttaactattcctagtcaagcattaatatgcaaggataatattaatgcgttgagactagcatgtaggtcaacggatgacttaatctcacaagtcacggatatgagatatcaggttgacacatgggtatatattagagaatacatactgaatgacccgccatgagaatgtttcatggatcgttatatgagtgtcataaacattctcatatgactattagtatgaatagtctttagatttgaagtcactacggttctctacataaggagttgtgcattttggtatcgacaaacgtcatatgtaacaaggtggactataaagtcgatcattgggtatgcaataagttatgcggagggatgtgaatgatgtagatgaaatctatcccttccatataacggaagtgatatctgtgagccccttgattagtaggactcaagaatgcatgaccatgttcaaatgagtcaatatgtgatattgagtttatttgattgagtgtatctacttagagatcaagaaacacaaagattgataagatgatgacacgttctatgcctcattgataaaTCTAGACATCAAAGAtggaaggattgagtcatacaagataatagatacagaaaggttaggtcggatctcgacattcttatcacttgggtagcaatgatgcattgctagatgtcactcattgcttatgtatctaaaatggttttagatatattgtcaacgttacgagagcttattgggtcacacacaaagaacatgttgatttggagatggattatgaggttaagtttaatccgaattatacacattgagttagactcgaatggattcagattagacttattgagtaatgggttatactcattggtttattgagttaatgacttattgggttaatggttaatccaatattctaaacccaacccattaagattaatgaatattaatagagattaatatatcattaatcaaaaggaagatcgagagacaaaaatatttttgtattcattagatgaatacaaaagtcatttgtaaaagtaacctttaggtgaaataacctttttgataaagtaacctatttggtaaagtaacccgtttgtgaagtcaccttatatagatgaagtgaccttttgggtgatgtgttcttcttggtttttgctcttcttccttcttccgctcttggccgaaacttccgcaagaggttgctagcacaacctttggttgtttctttctccatttcaTGAGTTCGTGAGACAGGCAgagaacgtgttcgtgtggataccgtagaggtgcgGACATGTTGATCGCGTTGAGATTTACATCCTAAAGAAACgttgttgtcgggattgcgaagggcacgcaacaaagataTATATCTTTgaacaaaacttagtatatggtttcatTTGCATGAAACTTCtggatagaaatttattttttcgCTACGCTTTTCAGCGTATTTAGCGCTATAGTTCCTTACAACAGTGACAGGTGGCAACAGCAAATGGATGACAACAacagagaagaggaggaagatgatcggtatttttttttgttttttatttttaaatatagttaATTAAATCAATCAGCTCCTAGCTATAGTTGGAATAAATTAGATAGATATATTCTAAACCcaataaaattatcttaaaaaattctaaaataataaaaaaattatccaagtttatttatttatatatatatcactattaataataataatattatcattattaaaccaagaataatacagtaaaatatcaTGCTAGATTATGTATAAAACCTCCAAACAAATGAGGTTTTATTGCATTATCTaaatttaaccaaatattttttggttatgttttattctccataaccttggttatatgattactaggtaatcacataactaagattatatgtgataacttgaaccaaacattccctaagggtgcgtttgattGAGGGTTATCCTTAATAACCTTGGTTATCTATacaaggttatcaacgaaaatccTGTTTAATTTAAGTAATCGGCGATTCCCGAGTAATAATCTATGCTCGACACATCAACAAAAGGGACATGCAATCCTGAATCAGAAAATCTCAGAAAagtaaggtttttcttgatttcagggttaacaaaattttttaatctaaaatacccataaaattttttataacttaaacttaaaataataataataataataatagggaaaaatgtaaatttaaaaaaaaaataaataaaaacgtaaattaaaaaaataaaaaaaacgtaaacttcaaaaaaaaaaaaaagcgaacttcaaaaaaaaaaaaaaaacaaaagaaaaaatgtaaataaataaaaaaacgcaaactaaaaaaacaaaaattaaaaaaacgtaaaaagaagaaaattgtaaagttaaaaaaaaataataataaaattaaaaaagaaagaaaaaaatatgtatagttggttttgtaacagaggataatataataaaatattaaatcaagttattcattaaaatcttcaaacagATAAATTTTCATTACATTATCTAGGTTGAATCAAATAACATTAGGTTATGTTTTATTTCCCATAATCatgattatgtgattacttgataatcatataaccaaagttatatatgatgacttgaaccaaacgcaccaaGGGTCATTAATCACTTGCCCCAAAAGAAAATAAGTCATCAGTTGAAAGCCCTGGAAATTGATCTATAATGTAGTAATGTTCATTCTTCAAGAACATATTTTCCCTATAGCTTCTCTTGCTTACATCCATTTTCCCATGTTATCAAAGCCAGTGACTATGATTTACTTATATCTTCACTATACCTGAGTAACAGATTTATCCGCCACCCTGGCTACTCTGGATTCTTCATTTGGGCAGCTGGAACACAGGTTATGCTCTGCAATCCAGTCTCCACCATCGGTTTCATAACTGTCCTTTGGCGATTTTTCTCGACGCGAATACCGTATCCTATTTGTTAAAGTACTATTTTGTATTCTTTGCTTATTTCTATGCTTCTATTATTCAATGGATCTGCATAATTTTTGCTTGGATAACTACTATTCAGAAGGCAAGTAGTCCTTAATGACGAGCAGATACGAAGAATTTTTCTTGAGGCAATTTTTCGGTTCACAGTATGTAGAATATGCAAGAAGAGTGCCATCTGGTCTTCCTTTTGTTAGATAAAATCTGTAATATCGTGAGTAATGTTCGAGTACTTCATTTTCCATTATGTTGTTAAGCCTACGGATCATCAATGAATCTTAGTATGCGCAGGCTGCGACGCATGGAAGTGCAACAGAATCACCAACGCCTACTCTACTCAGCCGATGACATTCAACAGAGAAAATATAATTCACATCGCATTTTCACTTCCTCCGAGTAGGTCACCTTGTAATCAGAAATTTGTCGTGTGTTTCATGTTTTGGTTTGAATGTTTGTGGAGAGACTCATAAGTTTTTATATGATGATTAGACTTTGGGTGTGGTTGTTGGAGCACCAGATAAAGCAAACTGCTGCAAGATCCTCatttcttaaaataatattttacttattGTTTACTATCCGAAATATATGTTTGTACTTtattttagagtaattttaaCTCAAACTGTTCACTTTCTTGGAATAATTTATCTCTAATATGGTATAGTTTTAGTTAAAGTTGTTCTAAAATGGTATAATTTTGAACAAATTTGTTTTAAATGTTATAAGGTGGAGATAGGCGTAAGTAAAAGttctaataaattaatttattttttattagttcgatttatttaatttttattaaaatgttAAACTCCTAGTTGGAACGAATTATTTCAAAGTATCAAATTAAAAGTGTTATAATTTTATAGTCTTATTTTAATTAATGTGCAATTATATTTTGAGTTTGGGACATTGACCGTTGACTTGGTGATTCAATTAAGGAAGGAATCAGACACTCAAGTCAACGAGGGCGAAGAATCCTCGGTGGAATTAAGAGCATGCTTATCATCTACGTGAGCATTACACTACTTATCGTACGACAAAAATCTACCTCCAAATTAAAATGATTATAAGTCAAATCTTACGTATCATTTTTGTCGATGTCAACGTTGACTGAAATCTTTGACCGCCTCATCAACCTATCAAAGACACAGTCCACAAGGGCACGTGGCTTACTTAGTCGATGGGATATTCAAGTCTAATAAATTTAGTAAAAGCGATAACAATACAAATTAATTGTACGGATGGCGATAACGCCGTGATTTTACTTGCACTTGCTTTGGCGTTGATAGCAAGGCGTTGCTCCGGATGGTGCGGgtggatgtttttttttttttttttaaatttcttaaataTGTAAGAATCGAATTGAGTTTTAAcaaattaatagataattttttataaataattaatataaaaatattagattAATGGACTATTCATCATTGCAAGtcctttctaatttattttaatgattGATAAAAAATTCTTATGAATCGATTTTAGAATTAGTGGGCGAAAATTAAAAATGGATTAGAATTAGTAAATTAAAAATTCCATGCCAAAAATTGATGGCAAGGCGTTTTCATATATTTTGAGTTACACAATTTCCcccttaaatattttgaaatcccAAATATTCCCTTAATTATTTAAGAAGAATAGGAAACACGGTGTTATTATTAAGTtaataaattatagaaatatatggtTTTTTTAATCATTTGTGGTAAAATTTAAAAGGCTGTCATTTAGGGGGACGGATCCTCTAGTATGTAAAGATTGAATCAATTCATAATCCAATTTTTACATTAGTGGGGGGCAATGGTCCTCCACCTGTTAACAGAAGGGGGTCATTACTTCCCATCAATCCTTTTGTTCCGATCCAGGAGCAGATCAGGATAAGGGGATCAGAGGATCCGGTTCTTGCTATTTAGTTTAAatcaaaagattatttttttttaaaaaaaaattaactccttaatatatttttcattaaaaaaatatttttattttaaaaaaactgtaGCAACTAATTTATCATTGTTATAttgatggcaaaaggtgaatacgttcgcgCCTAGCGCTCTTGTTAATCTGTCCCAgaaccaacacggaggagataaattttTCATTACTATATTACCCTCACAAGCGATAGTATATTAGGGTCGATTTTTAACGTGTATTAAATATATTGGGGTCTCTTGACCCTATATAAAAGGTTTGTATTGGACGAAGTCTTATAATTTACATCCCTTCTAAATTATATGGGATAGTCTTGAAACCCTAGGATGAAAATTATTACCTTTTATTACCATATGGCAttgctatattattttaaattaaattaattcaaacttaattaaaattattatacaatACTATAAGAGCACACTTTATTTGAGtttgaataatttaattaaattaataaacaaTTTGTGTATATAATAGTTTTTAtgtgtaataattttaattaagttagagTACTTTCACTTTATGTTTTTAGGtacgaaaattaaaaaaaaattaagatacaaaatatattagataaaaaaaaaacctttttgataaaaaaaatcattatatCTACATAATTTCAATTAAACACACACACActaatatttatttttgcttataTATAATTCCAacagataataattaaaaatattaaattatatagtcGTCAGTTAAGTTCGCCGGCGGAGAACCAGGCCATCCACCACCACGCTTTTCCTGGCGCCGGCCATCCTCTCACACGACGAACACACCGACACGGTCATCGTCGTCGACTTCACCAGCTGCATCAGCTCCTTCTTCAACCTCCGGTTCTCCTCGTTCAGCCTCTCGCAGCTCCTCTTCAAGTACTCGTAATCCACCTCCATCTGCTTCGTCTTCGTCCTCGCTCTCCGGTTCTGAAACCACACCTCCACTTGCCGCGGCTGAATGCCCAGCCGCTCGCCCAGTTCCTGCTTTTGCTTCTGCAATAATTTCAACCATCTTTTTCTTCAATTCTTTTCAACACATTAAAAAACGCATTCAATTCTTaagagatttaattaatttaattaattaattaccgtATTAAGAGTGCTGTGCTCGCTAAAGCTTTCTTCGAGCAGCATGACTTGCTCCCTTGTGAGCTTAAGCTTCTTCCTCGCGCCGACTGAATGCCTCTCACTGCTGCAGTTGCTGGTTTCCTTTCCACTGATACCTTCATCTAACTCTTCCTGTTCTTCTTTAAATTGAATCGGAAACAGAGCATCAAAATGAAGAGTACTGGTAGAATTTCTAGCATTACTCTTCAATCCATAGTCTCCGATCCCAAGCGCGAGCCTCGTgttgcattcttcttcttcttcttcttcttcctcttccatgaacGGAAGCAAGTTTGGTTGGAAGAACAGAGACACGGAGGAAGGCTTTATAAAGAGGAAAGTGAATGAAGAAATCAATGTTTGAACGAAGCATTAATTTCAGCTCTTAAATTTCCTGGCAGTTTcctatagaaaatttaaaaaaccgAGTCAAGTGACAAATATATGTTTCATGCTTAACATCGATCGATCTCGATGGATGAGTTCACAAAATCTTGAAGAGAAAGATATATATGTAAAGCAAAGCATGAGTTGCATGCATGATGGCCTGCGAACTAGTCCATGCAAGAAGTGATCAGGGAGTTGACAAAATGATCTCCTAAGGCTGGCTGGGTCCAACACCTGCAACCCTAACTCCCAAGCAAGGGCTCATGATTCTTCACCAAACACCATTATTATAACGTATGACAAAGAAAGCAGCTTGTGGGCCTTGTGTACTAACTCTATCAGATCATCTTTAACTATGGCATTAATTATTACGTTGATCTGGTaagttaagtaattaattatggcAGTAATGAGAATTTAAGGATGAGGATAATTGGGAGGAAGGAGTCATGGAGTTGATTGATAAATTATCTGAAACTTGGCAAACAAGGAATGGGTTGGATTATGATGAGCAtgatctttctttctttctttctccatGAATCATGGATTACTGATGTCTAGCTAGCTAGCTGGCTACAAGAAGACTGTGGAGTTACAGTTGCAATGGGTTATGCCTATCCCCACAGATTGTGGGTGCTTCTTACTAATGATTGATCTATCATTAATTGTAttgctaatataaaagaagaatCACTTCTATAGCTTTGGATTCCCTTGTTTTGTTTCTAAAAATCAAAATGCATTATGATGTGGAGCATCCGAGGGGTTTCGTTGAGGTCTGTCTTGGCCCCCTTCTAACTTTAGCTTTGTGGTCACAATAGTCTTGCTCGCTTGTCAACCTCGGAAAAACTCTCGATTCAACTCCGATATTTATAATTCCACCAATTTTCACACTAGATCAACAATTGAGAACCCCTAATTTACCCGATCAATACACGATCCAATTAGCTATTGATCCGAGAAGAGCTGACCTGATCAAGAGCTAGAAGCAATCTGACCCTCCTCCGTTCTACTTGCGGTAACTTGTCTAGTCTTCAAGAAGTCAGCTCATCATCTGATCTCAACCGAATCACATTATATGAAAGTTGATACTCCTTTTTATATTTCAAAAAGTTGTTGATACTTGTTTTGAGAACATATTaaacttttaacttttaactTATAACTAAATTCTATATAAAAAATCAGTTACTCAAAGAAATTCTCAGTGAAAAATATATGGTTGAATGTAATGCAAATTCACATGAAACTTAATATAGAGGAGATAGGTATTCTTGTTTGAAATACTATGTGAGTTATTTTGTTTTAGATATCATATTTTAATTGCACTTGAGATACTATGATAATTATTCTATTTGAGATGCAATTTAAACGTTGAGATATCATGTTATATTCCTTAGTGGTGTTATAGTTGTTAATATTACAGTAGCTCTTTTTTGACAATCTTTATGTTGTTCTCTTTTAAGTCATTGCATGAAATGTTATATTAGTGAACACAAATACTTCAATAACACATGGCCATAACACATCTTAATTGAAGAAAACTTTAAATCAAAGGCTTACTAATCCGAGTTCCCTTAAAATGAGTTAACATAATGGATGATATAGGAGGCGATTAGAATGTGCCACATGGCTAAGAGGAAGTTGATAGTCCTATTGAGGTGGTGGTTAGTGTCAACAAAGGGTTGCTTCCCGACTCCGTGAAGCGCCCAACTCTGGGATGTCCCTAACTCGACGCCACAGTTGGTTCTAAGCCATCCATGGCTTAGCGCCACCATTGGATCTACGTCATCCCTGACTAGGCATCATAATCGGCTCCAGGTCGTTCCCGACTTGGCGTCGCTCCTAGTTCTACATCGTCATTGGCTTCAATTCAATAGAAAGTTGTTCCCCAACTCCATGCCATTCCTGACCTTGGATCATCCCTGACTCCATGATATTCCCAACTCTGGATAATCCCCAGCTCCGTACAATCTCCGCATTTGTACCATTCTCAACTCTGCAAGCGAGGCATGGCGCT
It contains:
- the LOC122027740 gene encoding homeobox-leucine zipper protein HOX11-like, which encodes MEEEEEEEEEECNTRLALGIGDYGLKSNARNSTSTLHFDALFPIQFKEEQEELDEGISGKETSNCSSERHSVGARKKLKLTREQVMLLEESFSEHSTLNTKQKQELGERLGIQPRQVEVWFQNRRARTKTKQMEVDYEYLKRSCERLNEENRRLKKELMQLVKSTTMTVSVCSSCERMAGARKSVVVDGLVLRRRT